In Pyrus communis chromosome 8, drPyrComm1.1, whole genome shotgun sequence, one genomic interval encodes:
- the LOC137743523 gene encoding transcription factor Pur-alpha 1-like isoform X2 — translation MEGNSGGVGGCAAAVGGGGGGNDVELLCKTLQVEHKLFYFDLKENPRGRYLKISEKTSATRSTIIVPFSGISWFLDLFNYYVNSDDQEVFSKELQLDTKASSLPPHAFFFFIFFFWLTLISPPQVFYFDIGENRRGRFLKVSEASVSRNRSTIIVPAGSTRDEGWAAFRNILAEINEASRLFILPNQQSSEPSERLVGLSDDVGAGFISGHSSQTAPTSELNDRSAELPAQDEIGNMGISKVIRADQKRFFFDLGNNNRGHFLRISEVAGSDRSSIILPLSGLKQFYEIVGHFVEITKDRIEGMTGANVRTVDSPQR, via the exons ATGGAAGGGAATTCGGGGGGCGTAGGAGGCTGTGCAGCGGCAGTAggcggtggaggtggtggtAACGATGTCGAGCTCCTGTGTAAGACGCTGCAGGTTGAGCACAAGCTTTTCTACTTCGATCTCAAAGAGAACCCTCGCGGCCGCTATCTTAAAATTTCCGAGAAGACGTCGGCCACCAGGTCCACCATCATCGTTCCCTTCTCCGGCATCTCTTGGTTTCTCGACCTCTTCAATTACTATGTCAATTCCGATGACCAGGAAGTCTTCAGCAAGGAATTGCAGCTCGACACCAAGGCAAGTTCCCTCCCTCctcatgctttcttcttctttattttctttttctggctGACCTTAATTTCTCCTCCTCAGGTCTTCTACTTTGACATTGGCGAAAATCGCAGGGGCCGCTTCTTGAAG GTTTCTGAAGCTTCTGTGAGTAGAAATCGCAGTACTATCATTGTTCCTGCAGGAAGCACCCGAGATGAAGGGTGGGCAGCATTTAGAAACATTTTGGCGGAGATCAATGAAGCATCAAGGCTTTTTATACTGCCAAATCAG CAAAGTTCTGAACCTTCAGAGCGTCTTGTTGGGCTTTCAGATGACGTAGGCGCTGGTTTCATATCTGGCCACAGTAGTCAAACTGCTCCAACTTCTGAACTGAATGACAGATCCGCTGAGTTGCCGGCACAAGATGAAATTGGTAACATGGGGATATCTAAAGTGATCAGAGCTGATCAAAAGAGATTCTTCTTTGATCTTGGGAATAATAACAGGGGTCACTTCCTAAGAATATCCGAG GTTGCAGGTTCTGATCGGTCCTCCATAATTCTTCCGCTGTCAGGGCTCAAGCAGTTCTATGAAATAGTAGGTCACTTTGTGGAGATAACCAAAGACCGAATTGAAGGAATGACAGGTGCAAATGTTCGGACAGTGGATTCCCCCCAGAGATGA
- the LOC137743523 gene encoding transcription factor Pur-alpha 1-like isoform X3 produces MEGNSGGVGGCAAAVGGGGGGNDVELLCKTLQVEHKLFYFDLKENPRGRYLKISEKTSATRSTIIVPFSGISWFLDLFNYYVNSDDQEVFSKELQLDTKVFYFDIGENRRGRFLKVSEASVSRNRSTIIVPAGSTRDEGWAAFRNILAEINEASRLFILPNQQQSSEPSERLVGLSDDVGAGFISGHSSQTAPTSELNDRSAELPAQDEIGNMGISKVIRADQKRFFFDLGNNNRGHFLRISEVAGSDRSSIILPLSGLKQFYEIVGHFVEITKDRIEGMTGANVRTVDSPQR; encoded by the exons ATGGAAGGGAATTCGGGGGGCGTAGGAGGCTGTGCAGCGGCAGTAggcggtggaggtggtggtAACGATGTCGAGCTCCTGTGTAAGACGCTGCAGGTTGAGCACAAGCTTTTCTACTTCGATCTCAAAGAGAACCCTCGCGGCCGCTATCTTAAAATTTCCGAGAAGACGTCGGCCACCAGGTCCACCATCATCGTTCCCTTCTCCGGCATCTCTTGGTTTCTCGACCTCTTCAATTACTATGTCAATTCCGATGACCAGGAAGTCTTCAGCAAGGAATTGCAGCTCGACACCAAG GTCTTCTACTTTGACATTGGCGAAAATCGCAGGGGCCGCTTCTTGAAG GTTTCTGAAGCTTCTGTGAGTAGAAATCGCAGTACTATCATTGTTCCTGCAGGAAGCACCCGAGATGAAGGGTGGGCAGCATTTAGAAACATTTTGGCGGAGATCAATGAAGCATCAAGGCTTTTTATACTGCCAAATCAG CAGCAAAGTTCTGAACCTTCAGAGCGTCTTGTTGGGCTTTCAGATGACGTAGGCGCTGGTTTCATATCTGGCCACAGTAGTCAAACTGCTCCAACTTCTGAACTGAATGACAGATCCGCTGAGTTGCCGGCACAAGATGAAATTGGTAACATGGGGATATCTAAAGTGATCAGAGCTGATCAAAAGAGATTCTTCTTTGATCTTGGGAATAATAACAGGGGTCACTTCCTAAGAATATCCGAG GTTGCAGGTTCTGATCGGTCCTCCATAATTCTTCCGCTGTCAGGGCTCAAGCAGTTCTATGAAATAGTAGGTCACTTTGTGGAGATAACCAAAGACCGAATTGAAGGAATGACAGGTGCAAATGTTCGGACAGTGGATTCCCCCCAGAGATGA
- the LOC137743523 gene encoding transcription factor Pur-alpha 1-like isoform X4, which yields MEGNSGGVGGCAAAVGGGGGGNDVELLCKTLQVEHKLFYFDLKENPRGRYLKISEKTSATRSTIIVPFSGISWFLDLFNYYVNSDDQEVFSKELQLDTKVFYFDIGENRRGRFLKVSEASVSRNRSTIIVPAGSTRDEGWAAFRNILAEINEASRLFILPNQQSSEPSERLVGLSDDVGAGFISGHSSQTAPTSELNDRSAELPAQDEIGNMGISKVIRADQKRFFFDLGNNNRGHFLRISEVAGSDRSSIILPLSGLKQFYEIVGHFVEITKDRIEGMTGANVRTVDSPQR from the exons ATGGAAGGGAATTCGGGGGGCGTAGGAGGCTGTGCAGCGGCAGTAggcggtggaggtggtggtAACGATGTCGAGCTCCTGTGTAAGACGCTGCAGGTTGAGCACAAGCTTTTCTACTTCGATCTCAAAGAGAACCCTCGCGGCCGCTATCTTAAAATTTCCGAGAAGACGTCGGCCACCAGGTCCACCATCATCGTTCCCTTCTCCGGCATCTCTTGGTTTCTCGACCTCTTCAATTACTATGTCAATTCCGATGACCAGGAAGTCTTCAGCAAGGAATTGCAGCTCGACACCAAG GTCTTCTACTTTGACATTGGCGAAAATCGCAGGGGCCGCTTCTTGAAG GTTTCTGAAGCTTCTGTGAGTAGAAATCGCAGTACTATCATTGTTCCTGCAGGAAGCACCCGAGATGAAGGGTGGGCAGCATTTAGAAACATTTTGGCGGAGATCAATGAAGCATCAAGGCTTTTTATACTGCCAAATCAG CAAAGTTCTGAACCTTCAGAGCGTCTTGTTGGGCTTTCAGATGACGTAGGCGCTGGTTTCATATCTGGCCACAGTAGTCAAACTGCTCCAACTTCTGAACTGAATGACAGATCCGCTGAGTTGCCGGCACAAGATGAAATTGGTAACATGGGGATATCTAAAGTGATCAGAGCTGATCAAAAGAGATTCTTCTTTGATCTTGGGAATAATAACAGGGGTCACTTCCTAAGAATATCCGAG GTTGCAGGTTCTGATCGGTCCTCCATAATTCTTCCGCTGTCAGGGCTCAAGCAGTTCTATGAAATAGTAGGTCACTTTGTGGAGATAACCAAAGACCGAATTGAAGGAATGACAGGTGCAAATGTTCGGACAGTGGATTCCCCCCAGAGATGA
- the LOC137743523 gene encoding transcription factor Pur-alpha 1-like isoform X1 has translation MEGNSGGVGGCAAAVGGGGGGNDVELLCKTLQVEHKLFYFDLKENPRGRYLKISEKTSATRSTIIVPFSGISWFLDLFNYYVNSDDQEVFSKELQLDTKASSLPPHAFFFFIFFFWLTLISPPQVFYFDIGENRRGRFLKVSEASVSRNRSTIIVPAGSTRDEGWAAFRNILAEINEASRLFILPNQQQSSEPSERLVGLSDDVGAGFISGHSSQTAPTSELNDRSAELPAQDEIGNMGISKVIRADQKRFFFDLGNNNRGHFLRISEVAGSDRSSIILPLSGLKQFYEIVGHFVEITKDRIEGMTGANVRTVDSPQR, from the exons ATGGAAGGGAATTCGGGGGGCGTAGGAGGCTGTGCAGCGGCAGTAggcggtggaggtggtggtAACGATGTCGAGCTCCTGTGTAAGACGCTGCAGGTTGAGCACAAGCTTTTCTACTTCGATCTCAAAGAGAACCCTCGCGGCCGCTATCTTAAAATTTCCGAGAAGACGTCGGCCACCAGGTCCACCATCATCGTTCCCTTCTCCGGCATCTCTTGGTTTCTCGACCTCTTCAATTACTATGTCAATTCCGATGACCAGGAAGTCTTCAGCAAGGAATTGCAGCTCGACACCAAGGCAAGTTCCCTCCCTCctcatgctttcttcttctttattttctttttctggctGACCTTAATTTCTCCTCCTCAGGTCTTCTACTTTGACATTGGCGAAAATCGCAGGGGCCGCTTCTTGAAG GTTTCTGAAGCTTCTGTGAGTAGAAATCGCAGTACTATCATTGTTCCTGCAGGAAGCACCCGAGATGAAGGGTGGGCAGCATTTAGAAACATTTTGGCGGAGATCAATGAAGCATCAAGGCTTTTTATACTGCCAAATCAG CAGCAAAGTTCTGAACCTTCAGAGCGTCTTGTTGGGCTTTCAGATGACGTAGGCGCTGGTTTCATATCTGGCCACAGTAGTCAAACTGCTCCAACTTCTGAACTGAATGACAGATCCGCTGAGTTGCCGGCACAAGATGAAATTGGTAACATGGGGATATCTAAAGTGATCAGAGCTGATCAAAAGAGATTCTTCTTTGATCTTGGGAATAATAACAGGGGTCACTTCCTAAGAATATCCGAG GTTGCAGGTTCTGATCGGTCCTCCATAATTCTTCCGCTGTCAGGGCTCAAGCAGTTCTATGAAATAGTAGGTCACTTTGTGGAGATAACCAAAGACCGAATTGAAGGAATGACAGGTGCAAATGTTCGGACAGTGGATTCCCCCCAGAGATGA